One window from the genome of Manis pentadactyla isolate mManPen7 chromosome 15, mManPen7.hap1, whole genome shotgun sequence encodes:
- the PSMC4 gene encoding 26S proteasome regulatory subunit 6B isoform X2 — protein sequence MEEIGILVEKAQDEIPALSVSRPQTGLSFLGPEPEDLEDLYSRYKKLQQELEFLEVQEEYIKDEQKNLKKEFLHAQEEVKRIQSIPLVIGQFLEAVDQNTAIVGSTTGSNYYVRILSTIDRELLKPNASVALHKHSNALVDVLPPEADSSIMMLTSDQKPDVMYADIGGMDIQKQEVREAVELPLTHFELYKQIGIDPPRGVLMYGPPGCGKTMLAKAVAHHTTAAFIRVVGSEFVQKYLGEGPRMVRDVFRLAKENAPAIIFIDEIDAIATKRFDAQTGADREVQRILLELLNQMDGFDQNVNVKVIMATNRADTLDPALLRPGRLDRKIEFPLPDRRQKRLIFSTITSKMNLSEEVDLEDYVARPDKISGADINSICQESGMLAVRENRYIVLAKDFEKAYKTVIKKDEQEHEFYK from the exons ATGGAGGAGATAGGCATCCTGGTGGAGAAAGCTCAG GATGAGATCCCAGCATTGTCTGTGTCACGGCCCCAGACTGGCCTGTCCTTCCTGGGACCTGAACCTGAGGACCTGGAGGACCTGTACAGCCGCTACAAG AAGTTACAGCAAGAGCTAGAGTTCCTGGAGGTGCAGGAGGAGTACATCAAGGATGAGCAAAAGAACCTGAAGAAGGAATTCCTCCATGCCCAGGAGGAGGTGAAGCGAATCCAGAGCATCCCACTAGTCATTGGGCAGTTTCTGGAGGCTGTGGATCAGAATACAGCCATCGTGGGCTCCACCACAG GCTCCAACTACTACGTGCGCATCCTGAGCACCATTGATCGGGAGCTGCTCAAGCCCAATGCCTCGGTGGCTCTGCACAAGCACAGCAATGCCCTGGTGGATGTGCTGCCTCCTGAGGCCGACAGCAGCATCATGATGCTCACCTCAG ATCAGAAGCCAGACGTGATGTACGCAGACATTGGGGGCATGGACATCCAGAAGCAGGAGGTGCGGGAAGCTGTGGAGCTCCCACTTACACACTTTGAGCTCTACAAGCAG ATCGGCATCGACCCTCCCCGAGGCGTCCTCATGTATGGCCCACCTGGCTGTGGGAAGACCATGTTGGCAAAAGCTGTGGCTCATCACACGACAG CTGCGTTTATCCGGGTCGTGGGGTCGGAGTTTGTACAGAAGTACCTGGGTGAGGGCCCTCGAATGGTCCGAGATGTGTTCCGCCTGGCCAAGGAGAACGCACCTGCCATCATCTTCATAGATGAGATCGATGCCATTGCCACCAAGAGATTTGATGCCCAGACAGGGG CTGACAGAGAAGTTCAAAGAATCCTGCTAGAGCTGCTCAATCAAATGGATGGATTTGACCAGAATGTCAATGTCAAG GTGATTATGGCCACGAACCGAGCAGACACCCTGGATCCTGCCCTGCTGCGGCCAGGACGTCTTGACCGTAAAATTGAATTTCCACTCCCTGACCGCCGCCAGAAGAGATTGATTTTTTCCACTATTACCAGCAAGATGAATCTCTCAGAGGAGGTTGACTTGGAAGATT ATGTCGCCAGACCAGACAAGATTTCAGGAGCTGATATCAACTCCATCTGTCAGGAG AGTGGAATGTTGGCTGTCCGTGAGAACCGCTATATTGTTCTGGCCAAGGACTTCGAGAAAGCATACAAGACGGTCATCAAGAAGGATGAGCAGGAGCATGAATTTTACAAGTGA
- the PSMC4 gene encoding 26S proteasome regulatory subunit 6B isoform X1, with product MVTLTAGMREPCDIRNLLRAFEGRWGLDEIPALSVSRPQTGLSFLGPEPEDLEDLYSRYKKLQQELEFLEVQEEYIKDEQKNLKKEFLHAQEEVKRIQSIPLVIGQFLEAVDQNTAIVGSTTGSNYYVRILSTIDRELLKPNASVALHKHSNALVDVLPPEADSSIMMLTSDQKPDVMYADIGGMDIQKQEVREAVELPLTHFELYKQIGIDPPRGVLMYGPPGCGKTMLAKAVAHHTTAAFIRVVGSEFVQKYLGEGPRMVRDVFRLAKENAPAIIFIDEIDAIATKRFDAQTGADREVQRILLELLNQMDGFDQNVNVKVIMATNRADTLDPALLRPGRLDRKIEFPLPDRRQKRLIFSTITSKMNLSEEVDLEDYVARPDKISGADINSICQESGMLAVRENRYIVLAKDFEKAYKTVIKKDEQEHEFYK from the exons ATGGTGACCTTAACAGCTGGTATGAGAGAGCCCTGTGACATCAGGAACCTGTTGAGGGCGTTTGAAGGGCGTTGGGGTCTG GATGAGATCCCAGCATTGTCTGTGTCACGGCCCCAGACTGGCCTGTCCTTCCTGGGACCTGAACCTGAGGACCTGGAGGACCTGTACAGCCGCTACAAG AAGTTACAGCAAGAGCTAGAGTTCCTGGAGGTGCAGGAGGAGTACATCAAGGATGAGCAAAAGAACCTGAAGAAGGAATTCCTCCATGCCCAGGAGGAGGTGAAGCGAATCCAGAGCATCCCACTAGTCATTGGGCAGTTTCTGGAGGCTGTGGATCAGAATACAGCCATCGTGGGCTCCACCACAG GCTCCAACTACTACGTGCGCATCCTGAGCACCATTGATCGGGAGCTGCTCAAGCCCAATGCCTCGGTGGCTCTGCACAAGCACAGCAATGCCCTGGTGGATGTGCTGCCTCCTGAGGCCGACAGCAGCATCATGATGCTCACCTCAG ATCAGAAGCCAGACGTGATGTACGCAGACATTGGGGGCATGGACATCCAGAAGCAGGAGGTGCGGGAAGCTGTGGAGCTCCCACTTACACACTTTGAGCTCTACAAGCAG ATCGGCATCGACCCTCCCCGAGGCGTCCTCATGTATGGCCCACCTGGCTGTGGGAAGACCATGTTGGCAAAAGCTGTGGCTCATCACACGACAG CTGCGTTTATCCGGGTCGTGGGGTCGGAGTTTGTACAGAAGTACCTGGGTGAGGGCCCTCGAATGGTCCGAGATGTGTTCCGCCTGGCCAAGGAGAACGCACCTGCCATCATCTTCATAGATGAGATCGATGCCATTGCCACCAAGAGATTTGATGCCCAGACAGGGG CTGACAGAGAAGTTCAAAGAATCCTGCTAGAGCTGCTCAATCAAATGGATGGATTTGACCAGAATGTCAATGTCAAG GTGATTATGGCCACGAACCGAGCAGACACCCTGGATCCTGCCCTGCTGCGGCCAGGACGTCTTGACCGTAAAATTGAATTTCCACTCCCTGACCGCCGCCAGAAGAGATTGATTTTTTCCACTATTACCAGCAAGATGAATCTCTCAGAGGAGGTTGACTTGGAAGATT ATGTCGCCAGACCAGACAAGATTTCAGGAGCTGATATCAACTCCATCTGTCAGGAG AGTGGAATGTTGGCTGTCCGTGAGAACCGCTATATTGTTCTGGCCAAGGACTTCGAGAAAGCATACAAGACGGTCATCAAGAAGGATGAGCAGGAGCATGAATTTTACAAGTGA